In one Flammeovirga yaeyamensis genomic region, the following are encoded:
- a CDS encoding AAA family ATPase, with amino-acid sequence MKKFPIGISNFKEVIQDNFYFVDKSLFIEDVINSNAKSILTPRPRRFGKTLNMSMLHAFFDVKNASENALLFDNLKIKKSEAWKAQGQYPVIFLSLKDIKENTFEGAIYKIYKLCISWLRDNEELLTSEKLSAFEKSDLNDLVKSDWKVEDLGDFLKNISRLLFKLYDKKVVILIDEYDSCIIKSWESGYYNDMISFMRGFLSGGFKDNNYLYKGVITGILRVAKESIFSGLNNLVVSTVLENQSADKFGLTEEEVQKLLEDCSISTSFKEVKKWYNGYKIGKYSEMYNPWSIINFADKHDEGFKPYWVNTSANELIVELLTNANADLEKKLTGFIDGQVMDCEIEETIIFQDLEKGKAETVLGLLLFNGYLTSTYKKTDGRKVIYGLKVPNEEVQTVYERLLERLLSKSTVVSESTILTALLEQNALDFETALSEYFLSSFSFHDVQHSGSLPEKVYHAFILGLMAHLSSKFIVKSNPETGLGRADLMIYPKDHKDQRGWILEFKKLRPSSPSLPELAKEALKQIHDSKYITTLKENNKTEIMLVGVAFDGKEVSCVTEFL; translated from the coding sequence ATGAAGAAATTTCCAATTGGCATATCAAATTTCAAGGAAGTAATACAAGACAACTTCTATTTTGTAGATAAATCATTATTTATTGAGGATGTTATAAATAGTAATGCAAAATCAATATTAACACCAAGACCACGTAGGTTTGGGAAAACTCTGAATATGTCAATGCTTCATGCTTTTTTTGATGTGAAAAATGCATCAGAAAATGCTTTACTCTTTGATAATTTAAAAATCAAAAAATCAGAAGCATGGAAGGCACAAGGTCAATACCCTGTAATCTTTCTATCATTAAAAGATATAAAGGAAAACACTTTCGAAGGTGCTATCTATAAAATATATAAATTATGTATCTCTTGGTTAAGGGATAATGAAGAATTATTAACGTCAGAAAAGTTAAGTGCATTTGAAAAATCGGATTTGAATGACTTAGTGAAAAGTGACTGGAAGGTTGAAGATTTAGGTGATTTTCTTAAAAATATATCCCGATTATTATTCAAATTATATGATAAAAAAGTCGTCATCTTAATAGATGAATATGATTCATGCATAATTAAGTCTTGGGAATCGGGTTATTATAATGATATGATTTCTTTTATGCGAGGATTTCTATCAGGTGGTTTTAAAGACAACAACTATCTATATAAAGGTGTAATCACTGGTATTTTGAGAGTGGCTAAGGAAAGTATATTCTCTGGCTTGAATAATTTAGTGGTGAGTACAGTCTTAGAAAACCAAAGTGCCGATAAATTTGGGTTAACGGAAGAAGAAGTTCAAAAATTATTAGAAGATTGTTCTATCAGTACATCATTTAAAGAAGTAAAGAAATGGTATAATGGTTATAAAATTGGTAAATATTCCGAAATGTATAACCCTTGGTCTATTATCAATTTTGCTGACAAACATGATGAAGGTTTTAAACCTTATTGGGTAAATACCTCAGCCAATGAATTGATCGTAGAATTACTGACCAATGCTAATGCTGATTTAGAAAAGAAACTCACAGGTTTTATTGATGGTCAGGTAATGGATTGTGAAATTGAAGAAACTATTATCTTTCAAGACCTAGAAAAAGGGAAAGCTGAAACAGTTTTAGGATTACTACTTTTTAATGGATATCTAACATCTACCTATAAAAAAACGGATGGTAGAAAAGTTATTTATGGATTAAAAGTACCCAATGAAGAGGTGCAAACAGTTTATGAAAGGTTACTAGAAAGATTATTGTCAAAATCAACAGTGGTTAGTGAAAGCACAATTCTAACTGCTTTGCTTGAACAGAACGCATTAGATTTTGAAACGGCATTATCAGAGTATTTCCTCTCCTCCTTTAGTTTCCATGATGTACAACACAGTGGGTCTCTTCCAGAAAAAGTATATCATGCATTTATTTTAGGCCTTATGGCTCATCTATCTTCAAAATTTATTGTGAAATCTAACCCTGAAACGGGTCTAGGTAGAGCAGATTTAATGATTTACCCAAAAGATCACAAAGACCAAAGAGGATGGATTCTTGAATTTAAGAAACTTAGACCTAGTTCTCCTTCCTTGCCGGAATTAGCAAAAGAGGCTCTAAAACAAATACACGATTCAAAATATATAACCACTTTAAAAGAAAACAACAAAACAGAAATTATGTTAGTAGGTGTAGCCTTTGACGGTAAAGAGGTGAGTTGTGTGACCGAGTTTTTATAG
- a CDS encoding Ig-like domain-containing protein, producing the protein MNYFTMFRRRFYLILLLVSCVFATNAQDVNVDVNLNIKHSVNGASEFNRENYMTLHATAFETDWDGEEDKLDYLLNDLDTYFGRDNGSATWKFSATEEDPNRPNWPSEDHMVELGTWLRGEYDKDFNSHQFEARSKEMIMGTNPHPTYPTLSWNGDGNTWTGWQPYDVDVSAEWVVNYLDYFFRKADGSPGEPLPYYWEVINEPDMPMMTGHMTCTSQEKIWEYHNLVALGIRERFGVNNPNRPKVGGMTWGLHDFHLADGISRYDENYLDQYLDGEGLITYHNMMDSEANDYRTTPWYQWDVMWQGFMDTCGENMDFYSIHIYDWPGWDLNGDDKPSATRAGGHTEAMLDILEWYDLYKTGTRKEMIVSEFGAVNGGYNTQNTPGRFDSKRIDWECLKPFNSMFMQFLERPDYITKSMPFTPTKAIWGDTPDQNLRYPYAMMQPDANGVWQWSEYIKFFELWSNVKGTRIETKASNPDVQVNAYADGNKLYLILNNLEDNEKTINLAMYDDFANPVQNVMIKNLYLDMNKGTAGQPALDVINVKTAPGSVKLLNDATMVLEYTFTNPVNLSETLNETKFMGDKIGDGFHPFGSELIHKNSTTLTTQVNNVVVPSGAYEATLRVSGAFFKAHLSSVKVSINGVEIQHDGNWRGAMEDLRNQWLGVLELDIPAGLLQANNTIECQSNAPVDWATTQIQVFDFSKEPGRSGVNTVALTSVSLSGDQELMQGKETSLATTFAPENATNKALTWTSSNPSVATVDEFGVITAVATSGSATITATSADGSVSAAHTINAIPFSATPVASVSINEGTSVDAEFYVYTPLTVTITPEDATDQEVVWSSSNPEAVAVNASTGKIQGLIIGESAVITATVGGKSTSTTVNVGIVGDEEIYCDALPSEVTGNTNYTFDVSVNLLGSREVKVELLSGATVLGSGSTVADVKGKEFISVDLALSNVPSIGNYTLRVTALNGGQTVAQCTSTLSILDRIRPSSITLVDWLREVEVGQTLPIAAEVLPVDAYDKTVLWTSSNPAVASVSVDGTITGAALGSTVIRGTLQDGGLYQEVTVQVKNQVVVQPTSIQIPSDITVFPGGNFQVTPVFVPEWTTEKDINWSIDGSIASVDANGVITATTTQGTVTLTATSSTSPAVSTTSAVTVGTTLTVEAESFSAMGGAVGEIGIYDLASASKGQAINNVQAGDFVEFEVFVPQAGQYRATFFAGTGLEDGVIEMYVNGSSQGSKQVPMNDWDAFAAVTLDQDVTLPQGTVTIGLVASGTSDWQWNMDYFQLAFQGGDCGAVTGVTINASSTTITIGNNLTLGANLQTAGGAIPCNNSIVWTSSNTNVATVNNSGQVTGVAAGNVTITATASGFTATQNLTVQEVLVTGVVVSPSDVQLNVGGSQQLTATVAPTNASNKSVVWSSSNPAVATVSNTGLVSAVTNGSAVISATTVSGTFVASANVEVSTVITGVTGVSLNTTSLNLVVGNTGQLVETVLPANASNKAVTWSSSNTSIATVANGIVTAVSQGEATITVTTEDGNHIASATVNVTEVGDPEQLIIEAEDFVATGGNYNDGFVPFGANKVDGLGINYVNSGDYVEYTVTGNGVYGVDYYISTPLDNAAIEIQLDGQSIGSDNVPNNGEWDNYTLLTSAHQLTLSGTHTIRLVASGSNAWQWNLDKIVLNPVSGGGDVNVTGVTLSATSLTLDPSQTASLVADVQPANATNQSVTWTSDNTSVATVDNNGLVTAVSAGATTITVSTVDGNYQASASVTVNGGSATLVIEAEDFVSTGGTYNDGFVPFGVNKVNDLGINWVNSGDYAEYTVNVATAGVYDINYMISTPTDNAQIQVLVDGNVVTTDNVPNNGQWDAYTSLMASNTVNLSVGTHTVRFVASGSNAWQWNLDKVILSTGSSSSRQIGQELVGPKMNIYPNPSSEVINLGGIANGTYMVALYNVNGQEIYNTKIDFRYSHQFNVSTLPAGIYLIRIVGEGVDLKQRISVKK; encoded by the coding sequence ATGAACTATTTTACAATGTTCCGCAGAAGATTTTATCTCATTCTTCTGTTGGTTTCTTGTGTGTTCGCAACCAATGCACAAGACGTCAATGTAGACGTAAACTTGAACATCAAACACTCCGTAAATGGAGCCTCTGAATTTAACAGAGAAAATTACATGACACTTCACGCGACCGCTTTCGAAACAGATTGGGACGGTGAAGAAGACAAGTTGGATTATCTTTTGAATGACCTTGATACCTATTTTGGTCGTGATAACGGTTCTGCTACTTGGAAGTTCTCAGCAACAGAAGAAGATCCTAATCGTCCAAATTGGCCCTCAGAGGATCATATGGTTGAATTGGGAACTTGGTTAAGAGGTGAGTACGACAAGGACTTCAACTCTCACCAATTCGAAGCAAGATCGAAAGAAATGATTATGGGTACGAACCCTCACCCGACTTATCCAACGCTAAGCTGGAATGGTGATGGTAATACTTGGACAGGTTGGCAACCTTATGATGTTGATGTATCAGCAGAGTGGGTAGTAAACTATTTAGATTACTTTTTCCGTAAAGCGGATGGTTCTCCGGGTGAGCCACTGCCTTACTATTGGGAGGTAATTAACGAGCCGGATATGCCGATGATGACAGGTCATATGACGTGTACATCACAAGAAAAAATTTGGGAGTATCATAATCTTGTGGCTTTAGGTATCAGAGAGCGTTTTGGTGTAAATAACCCTAATCGCCCTAAGGTAGGTGGTATGACTTGGGGACTTCATGATTTCCATTTAGCAGATGGTATTTCTCGTTACGACGAAAATTACTTGGATCAATACTTAGATGGAGAAGGTTTAATTACTTACCACAACATGATGGATTCAGAAGCCAACGATTACAGAACAACTCCTTGGTATCAATGGGATGTAATGTGGCAGGGTTTTATGGATACTTGTGGTGAGAACATGGACTTCTATTCTATCCATATTTACGACTGGCCAGGTTGGGATTTAAATGGTGATGATAAGCCTTCGGCAACTAGAGCAGGTGGACATACAGAAGCCATGTTGGATATCTTGGAATGGTATGATTTATATAAAACAGGTACAAGAAAAGAAATGATTGTATCTGAATTTGGTGCTGTAAACGGTGGGTATAACACTCAAAATACACCAGGTAGATTTGATTCGAAAAGAATTGATTGGGAGTGTTTAAAGCCTTTCAACTCAATGTTCATGCAATTCTTGGAGCGTCCGGATTACATTACAAAATCGATGCCTTTTACACCTACAAAAGCGATTTGGGGTGATACGCCAGATCAAAACTTACGTTATCCATATGCGATGATGCAGCCGGATGCAAATGGTGTTTGGCAATGGTCGGAGTACATCAAATTCTTTGAGCTGTGGAGTAATGTAAAGGGAACAAGAATCGAGACAAAAGCTTCGAACCCTGATGTTCAGGTAAATGCTTACGCGGATGGAAATAAGTTGTATTTAATTTTGAATAACTTAGAGGACAACGAAAAGACGATCAACTTAGCGATGTATGATGATTTCGCTAACCCAGTACAGAATGTCATGATTAAGAACTTATATCTTGATATGAACAAAGGGACTGCAGGTCAACCTGCATTGGATGTGATTAATGTGAAAACGGCTCCAGGTTCAGTTAAATTATTGAACGATGCAACAATGGTATTGGAGTACACTTTTACCAACCCAGTGAACTTGAGCGAGACATTAAACGAAACGAAGTTTATGGGTGATAAAATCGGTGACGGTTTCCATCCATTCGGTAGCGAGTTGATTCATAAAAACAGTACTACATTAACGACTCAAGTAAACAATGTAGTGGTGCCAAGTGGTGCTTACGAAGCAACATTAAGAGTTTCTGGTGCGTTCTTCAAGGCGCATTTAAGCTCTGTAAAAGTATCAATAAACGGTGTTGAAATTCAGCACGATGGCAACTGGAGAGGTGCAATGGAAGATTTAAGAAACCAATGGTTAGGTGTACTTGAATTGGATATCCCTGCAGGTCTTTTACAAGCAAATAATACGATTGAGTGTCAATCAAATGCTCCGGTAGATTGGGCAACAACCCAAATCCAAGTATTTGATTTCTCAAAAGAGCCAGGTCGTAGTGGTGTCAATACAGTGGCATTAACTTCAGTATCATTAAGTGGTGATCAAGAATTAATGCAAGGTAAAGAAACTTCTTTAGCTACTACTTTCGCTCCAGAGAATGCGACGAATAAAGCGTTAACATGGACATCAAGTAATCCTTCTGTAGCAACAGTAGACGAATTTGGTGTAATTACAGCGGTAGCAACATCAGGTTCAGCAACAATTACAGCAACTAGTGCAGACGGTAGTGTATCAGCAGCACATACAATCAATGCTATTCCATTCTCTGCCACTCCAGTGGCATCGGTAAGTATTAACGAAGGTACTTCTGTAGATGCGGAGTTTTATGTATATACTCCATTAACGGTGACGATTACTCCTGAAGATGCAACAGATCAGGAAGTAGTTTGGTCAAGTTCAAATCCTGAAGCAGTAGCAGTAAATGCTTCTACTGGTAAAATTCAAGGTTTAATTATTGGTGAGTCTGCGGTGATTACAGCAACTGTAGGAGGAAAATCGACTTCGACGACTGTAAATGTAGGTATTGTTGGTGATGAAGAAATCTATTGTGATGCTTTACCATCAGAGGTAACAGGGAATACAAACTATACATTTGATGTATCTGTGAACTTATTAGGTTCTAGAGAAGTGAAAGTAGAATTATTATCAGGTGCAACGGTATTAGGTAGTGGTTCGACTGTAGCAGACGTGAAAGGTAAAGAGTTTATTTCTGTGGATTTAGCATTATCGAATGTTCCATCAATTGGTAATTATACATTAAGAGTAACAGCATTAAACGGTGGTCAGACAGTCGCTCAATGTACGTCGACTTTATCTATTTTAGATAGAATCAGACCATCAAGCATCACTTTAGTGGATTGGTTAAGAGAAGTGGAAGTAGGACAAACGTTACCTATTGCTGCTGAAGTATTACCTGTTGATGCCTACGATAAAACAGTACTTTGGACTTCGTCTAATCCTGCAGTTGCCTCTGTTTCAGTGGATGGTACAATTACAGGTGCTGCTTTAGGTTCTACAGTTATTAGAGGTACTTTACAAGATGGTGGTTTGTATCAAGAAGTAACAGTACAAGTGAAAAACCAAGTGGTAGTTCAGCCTACATCCATCCAAATTCCTTCTGATATTACCGTTTTCCCTGGAGGGAACTTCCAAGTTACTCCTGTTTTTGTTCCCGAATGGACAACAGAGAAAGATATCAATTGGTCTATTGATGGTTCAATTGCAAGTGTAGATGCTAATGGAGTGATTACAGCTACTACTACTCAAGGTACAGTCACTTTAACAGCTACTTCATCGACTAGTCCGGCTGTTTCTACGACGAGTGCTGTAACTGTAGGTACAACTTTAACGGTTGAAGCAGAATCGTTCTCGGCAATGGGTGGTGCAGTTGGTGAAATCGGAATTTATGATTTAGCCTCAGCTTCTAAAGGTCAGGCAATCAATAATGTTCAAGCAGGTGATTTTGTAGAGTTCGAAGTATTTGTACCTCAAGCAGGACAGTATAGAGCTACTTTCTTTGCTGGTACAGGTTTGGAAGACGGTGTTATTGAGATGTATGTAAACGGATCAAGTCAAGGTTCGAAACAAGTACCAATGAACGATTGGGATGCGTTTGCAGCGGTAACACTTGATCAAGATGTTACACTTCCACAAGGAACGGTAACTATTGGTTTAGTAGCATCAGGTACATCAGATTGGCAATGGAACATGGATTACTTCCAATTGGCATTCCAAGGAGGTGATTGTGGTGCAGTAACTGGAGTAACTATTAACGCTTCGTCAACGACAATTACTATTGGAAACAATTTAACATTAGGGGCTAATCTACAAACAGCGGGTGGTGCAATTCCATGTAATAACTCAATTGTTTGGACTTCTTCTAACACAAATGTGGCTACAGTAAATAATAGTGGACAAGTAACAGGTGTTGCAGCAGGTAATGTAACTATTACGGCTACGGCAAGTGGTTTTACAGCAACACAAAACTTAACTGTTCAAGAGGTATTAGTCACTGGAGTAGTAGTTTCTCCATCAGATGTACAACTTAATGTAGGTGGTAGCCAACAATTAACGGCTACAGTTGCTCCTACGAATGCTTCAAATAAATCGGTGGTATGGAGTTCTTCTAACCCTGCAGTCGCTACGGTATCAAACACTGGTCTTGTTTCTGCAGTTACCAATGGATCTGCTGTGATTTCAGCAACAACAGTTTCAGGTACTTTTGTAGCATCAGCGAATGTTGAAGTAAGTACAGTGATAACTGGTGTAACAGGAGTTTCGCTAAATACAACATCACTAAATCTAGTAGTTGGAAATACGGGTCAGTTAGTAGAAACAGTACTTCCTGCAAATGCGTCGAATAAAGCAGTAACTTGGTCATCTTCTAATACTTCTATCGCAACAGTAGCTAACGGTATTGTTACAGCTGTATCTCAAGGTGAAGCTACGATTACAGTAACTACTGAAGATGGAAATCACATAGCATCAGCAACAGTAAATGTAACTGAAGTGGGGGATCCTGAACAGTTGATTATTGAAGCAGAAGATTTTGTAGCTACCGGAGGTAATTACAACGACGGTTTCGTTCCTTTCGGCGCAAATAAAGTAGATGGATTAGGCATTAACTATGTCAATTCAGGTGATTATGTTGAATATACAGTCACTGGAAATGGTGTTTATGGAGTAGATTATTATATCTCAACTCCTTTGGATAATGCTGCTATCGAAATTCAATTAGATGGTCAGTCGATAGGATCTGATAATGTGCCTAACAATGGAGAATGGGATAACTATACTTTATTAACTTCTGCACATCAGTTGACATTATCGGGAACTCACACGATTCGTTTGGTGGCTTCAGGATCGAATGCTTGGCAATGGAACTTGGATAAGATTGTGCTGAATCCTGTTTCAGGTGGAGGAGATGTTAATGTAACAGGGGTAACACTATCAGCTACTTCTTTAACATTAGATCCATCTCAAACAGCTTCTTTAGTTGCAGATGTTCAGCCTGCAAATGCAACAAATCAATCGGTGACTTGGACTTCGGATAATACATCAGTGGCTACAGTAGACAATAATGGTTTAGTTACAGCTGTAAGTGCAGGTGCTACTACAATTACAGTGTCTACTGTGGATGGAAATTATCAAGCATCAGCTTCTGTAACTGTAAATGGAGGAAGTGCCACTTTAGTGATCGAAGCAGAAGATTTTGTATCAACAGGTGGTACGTATAACGATGGATTTGTTCCGTTCGGTGTAAATAAAGTAAATGATTTAGGAATTAACTGGGTGAACTCAGGTGATTATGCTGAATATACTGTAAATGTAGCAACGGCAGGAGTGTATGATATTAATTATATGATCTCTACGCCAACAGATAACGCTCAAATTCAAGTACTTGTTGATGGTAATGTAGTCACTACTGATAATGTACCAAATAACGGTCAGTGGGATGCATATACTTCATTAATGGCATCAAATACTGTGAATCTATCTGTAGGAACGCATACTGTTCGTTTCGTAGCATCAGGTTCGAATGCATGGCAATGGAACTTAGATAAAGTGATCTTATCAACAGGTTCTTCTTCTTCAAGACAAATTGGTCAAGAGTTAGTTGGTCCTAAGATGAATATCTATCCCAACCCATCTTCTGAGGTGATTAACCTAGGTGGTATTGCTAATGGAACGTATATGGTTGCATTGTATAATGTAAATGGTCAAGAAATCTATAACACGAAGATTGACTTTAGATATTCTCATCAATTCAATGTAAGTACGTTGCCAGCAGGTATCTACTTAATTAGAATTGTGGGTGAAGGTGTTGATTTAAAACAAAGAATTTCGGTGAAAAAATAA